The nucleotide sequence TCCCCACTGCTGCCTCCCGTAGGAGTAAGGGCCGTATCTCAGTCCCCTTGTGGCCGTTCACCCTCTCAGGCCGGCTACCTATCATCGCCTTGGTGAGCCGTTACCTCACCAACAAGCTAATAGGACGCAAAGCTCTCCTGCAGCATCTCTTTTCATTGCCAGGCACATGCGTGCCGGCAATTGTATCAGGTGTTATCAGTCGTTTCCGTCTGTTATCCCTGTCTGCAGGGCAAGTTCTTTACGCGTTACTCACCCGTCCGCCTTGGCTAGCCTGTGCAAGCACAGATTCGCCAAAGACTTGCATGTGTTAAGCATTCTGTCAGCGTTCATCCTGAGCCAGGATCAAACTCTTCATTCAATATATTTTACATATATTTAATTTTCACCTTTGTCTTGACGAGAATCTTGTTTTACAACAAGAGTTCTTGACTATTATTTATCTTTTACACATTATTGCTTCTTCTATTCTTATCTTAATTGTCCTGCGATACGATTTTGTATCGACAAGATATATATTATCATAACTAAATTTATTTGTCAACTACTTTTTTTAAAAAAATTTGTGTTTTTTGTAGTTATAAAGGTTTCTTTACTGGTATTCCTACTTTTCTAGGATATTTTATATTTGTTTTTTGAAGTTTTATAATCTCCAATATTATTCTTGTATCTTTGCTTTCTGGAAGATTAAATTCAAAAGTTTTGTTTATTTTTACATTTAAAATCTTTAGAGCATTTTTCGATTCTTCTATTTCGTTTAGGTTTAATTTCTGCGGTAAAAATCGTCCATTTACCTTTATGAATGGAATCATATACTCCAGTATTATTCTTAAATTGGCTACCCCTCGGCAAAGAGCAACATCAAAACTTTCTCTTCTATCTTTTATTAATTCTTCTGCACGTTCAAAACTTGTGGTTACATTCTGTAAATTTAATTCTTTTATTACTTCATTTATGAATTCTATTTTTTTCCTTACTGAATCTACTAATAGAAACTTATTTTTCGGGTAATAAAGGGCAAGTACAAGCCCAGGAAATCCAGCGCCTGTTCCCACATCTATAAAAGATTTTTCATCATTATTTATAACTTTTGTTAAAAGCAAGGAATCTATAAAATGTTTTTCCAGCATTCCTTTTTTCTCACGAATTGCTGTTAAATTCATAATTTGATTTTTATTATATAAAAGTTCTAAAAATTTCAGCATTTGTGTAATTTTTTCGTCTGGCACTTTAATTTCTGATTTTGAAAGCAAGTTTAAGAAATATTCTCTTAAATCGGCTTCTTCGTTTATATTTTCCACTTTTTCTCCTTATGTTTCATTAATATATAAAAGTTTTTTTATAGCTAGATTTTATTTTAAGACTCCATCTAAATACATGAGCAGCACAGAAACATCTGCTGGCGTTACTCCAGACATTCTGGATGCCTGTCCTACATTATACGGTCT is from Leptotrichia trevisanii DSM 22070 and encodes:
- the rsmG gene encoding 16S rRNA (guanine(527)-N(7))-methyltransferase RsmG: MENINEEADLREYFLNLLSKSEIKVPDEKITQMLKFLELLYNKNQIMNLTAIREKKGMLEKHFIDSLLLTKVINNDEKSFIDVGTGAGFPGLVLALYYPKNKFLLVDSVRKKIEFINEVIKELNLQNVTTSFERAEELIKDRRESFDVALCRGVANLRIILEYMIPFIKVNGRFLPQKLNLNEIEESKNALKILNVKINKTFEFNLPESKDTRIILEIIKLQKTNIKYPRKVGIPVKKPL